The sequence CAAGGCACCCCCCGACCAATTTCTCCAGCCACCCGACTCAACAGTTCCAAGCGCACCTGCTCTTGCAGTAACTTAAGCCTCGAGGGCAAAGGCACAGAACGGCTGAGGGAAGACAGGGGAGCCAGAATCACCCAAGAGCAGTAGATGACTACTGatataatcaaaataaaaaacagattaaCAAAACATAAAGAATACAGAATTACCATTCAGAAAATAAATATGAGCAAgtgcttcttcttcttgttgagttgcccccccccatgctcGACACAGACAGCAGGCAGATCATCTTACATGACCACAGACAGGCAAACAGCAATAGTTCTGAGATTAGACAGACTGGGGGGCAGGAACATTAGCAGGCACAAAGGCCCCTTGAAGGCTCTGGATTCCAGGGAGCAACAGTGGGAGCCCAGAGAGGTCTCTTGCCTCCCTGCCCTGCCAGCGGgcatcccagaggcatctgactggccactgcaaGAAGCAGGTGTCCAGATCTGCCCCTGGTGGGTCCTGGTAGGGCTCCTCTTGCAAGTCACAGACCAGAGGCCTCCCACTACCTTCCTGGCAGAAGATGGCACAGTGGGCAGAacagggcctctgctgtcactTCCAAACTGACAATCCCCAAGACGAGACAAGTTTGGGGTGGCTTTGGCCTACTCAGTGTCCGGCATGAAAccaaatttggtaacgtgcctctgagtatagggtgagtggtggcagctcctgcaatcaggactgcatcaccaaagatggagaattacatgtttgtatgtttgttggtgtccttACTTTGCTgcttagagcacacctagaaatttgctagaatatatttcacctcccgctgTTTTCTTTTGTGTAAACTgaagatactcctcatgtccactgtagactattctacagaatagtcagtgccattattccacaattgtttttggagtttttttagtgtaaattatgcaaagtgttgctgtacttcatatattcacagaaacagaaaataatttaccataggaaacttcactaaaactgcaaagtaaatcaaacatatttaaagtgtgtatctgaactatatcaacaatGTTGCTGCTTCGTCCCTGCTAAAACATGACCAGCACAGCgcacacatcttgtttctgttatttgggctggtgTGTTGGCACCACACGTCTGTCTGGTCTGAGGGAAGGACAAAGCAGGGGTTGATCCAGTCTCCTGGGCCAGTCAGAATTCAGGGGGAGGAGGACATATGGCTCCCCCCCAACATGTACACACAGTTGAATGTTAAAAGGTTTGGGGACAACCTACAGCCAGTCCTCTGCCTTTTGTTCACCCCGGACACGGTCTCTGGGCCTGCTGCCACAATGGGAGCAACAACAATATCCCAAGGGTAGGAGGACCAGGACCCGGGGGcaaacgatggtcttggggaggGGAATGATGgtctcacctcctcctcctctcctctccccatctaCAGCATTTCTATAAGGCCACCCCTCTGAGAGaggccccttcctccccccccccactgctagcAGCTTCCACTTCCAGCTGTTCAGCCGGTGGCCctgcaggaggagggagggagggaaggcgggTGGGCAGCAGGCCTTCTTCCTTTTGGGGCTTTGCAGCCAGGCGGCGCTATGGGGACACAGCCCAAGCCAGCTGGAGGGAGAAAGTGCCACAGCCAGATTGCAGCCGCAGGTCTGGGAGTCACAGAGGGAGGTCTCAGGCACGGGGCTGGTGTCCAGCGCCCTTCAGAGCTGCTCCTGTTCGGCTAAACGGCTCTCCTTGCCATCTTCTTGGGCCACGGGTTGCCCCCCCAGCAGCGTCTCTTGGATGGGCAAGGCTGGGCACTCCTCCTCCTCGGTTGGCTGCTGCCGCACAGGTGGCAAGGGGCCCTCTGgctgctcagagagagagagggagacatcAGCAGGCAGACCTGcagaagcagggatgggggcCTCCACTTGGCCATTATTTCCCTGCCAACAGCAGCTCCTTGCAGGGGAAGGGGCCGTTTCCCTCCCAGAAGCCCCCCCCCTGCCCCCTTACAGCCTCCTCCTCAGCCCCAAACAGCCACTGGAGGAGGACATACCTGATTCCAATGAGGCTTCCAGAGATCTAGGCAGGAGAAAGGGAAGAGTCAAGGCTGCGGCACGAGGCACTTGAAGAGCATCTGGCCGATTCTATTGGGGTGTCCACACTGTGACCCACTGGGAAAAGTAAGGGTCCCCTGCAGGAGCTTTAGGGTTAGGAACCCCCACTTCCTCTGGGGCACCAATGGACTGGCACAATTGCCAGATGCTGGAGACCGCAGGAGGAGAGTGCGCTGgctctcaggccctgcttgccggcttcctcCCTTTGCGGTGCGtctggctggcccctgtgagGACGGgagctggactagacgggccccctttggcctcatccagagGCTCTTCCGATCTCCTGACAAGAGGCGGAGCCATCTAGAGCCAGAGCCGTCGCGTCCACTTTGGAGCGATACTGACGCTCCGGTTCCAACAGGCCAAGTTGGCAGGTCATCTTCTCCCAGGTGAGCCTCGCCAACAGCTTACACAGAGTGGATGGCAGGGGCTTCTGcctgaatctcccccccccatatgagCTACCCCAGCTGCACAAGAAGACATCTCTCTGAGAGACTGCCAAAGGCTGGCTGGGGGGGAACCCCGGGGGACCCTCCTGTCAAAGCTAGAGTGCACCTTCTTCGCAAGGCAACACTGGGATTGTGGCCGACTGGGAATGCGTCGGGCAGGTGGGGGCCAACCTCAGGCGGTGCTCAGGAACACGACACTCCAAAGCCGCCTTGTCCTGATGCCTTTGTTGCTTCTCGTGCCTAGGAGTCTGCCCACCCGCCCACCCCATGCCACCTCTTTCCCTCCTCCATAGATGCCCATACTAATTAATTCATTACCTCCACCGGCTTCATTGCCTAAATGTACCTCAGTGGAGGGGCTCCCCcttctccagcctcctcctcccacctgacTGAGGCAAGAACCCCTCTTTGTGGCGTGCATTTTAAAGGACACGAGCAGACCAAGCTGCGTTAGCCAGAGTTTGGATACCCGCGTGTTGGGAGTAGGACCCGGAAGGCCAGACTCATGGCCTGGACTGGTCCAGGGTCAACCCCGTGGCTGCCTCTTGGGGCATTTTTAGAGGCCTCCCTCTCCTGTCTCAGGGCAGCAGCTGATGCTACCTGAATGAGCACCATGAACCACCGGAATTAGCTCACGCCCCTTTGCTTGGCTCTCCGGGTTCAGACTCCTCACTGGAAAACACTAGCAGGCCCCGAGCGGCACTTTCCTGCAAGGGAAGTACACTAGATTTATGCCGATGTGCAACTATCCTGTGGGGCACATGCTCCGAGCCAGAATCGGGCCGGAAATTCCCTGCTGCAGAGAAGCACTTGGTAGACCCCAGTGAGAGTGGAGCTGAGCACAAGGCCTCCTTTTTTCACACCAACCGTCTCCTTCTGCCGCAGTAGGAAGGGAAGGCACAGCCCTCTCTAGCCACCTGCCACCCCCCAGGGAGAACTCTGGCTGAGCTCACGACTGGAAGAGAAACAAGCACTACTACCCTCCCCCCCAGCCACGTCCCTCTCCTACACAGATCCCAGGGGATGCCACTACCTGCCACCCAGCAACTCACCCTGGCGGTGCCGACGGTAGATAAGAAGTGCAACACTCCCCAGCACAAGGGCGGCAAAGggaaccagcaccagcaccaacaAGTGGGTCCTGCCAGCTTCTCTGGTGGGAGGAAGAAGCAGTGGTACACCTGTGGAGGCAGGCAGGAAAGGAGCTACGTGAACCCCCTGGACTCCCAGGACAGGCAGGGCGCGCCCCTCCCCACCAAAGCTGCTTCCAGAAACATCTCCCCTTCACTGGACACCTCTGGCAGAGCTTGCTGTGACTTCACAAGCTGGAGTCTGCACCATGTGGTGGAGGACAAGGGTGCCAACCAACCGGCAGGCAGCCTGGGGACGTTTCAGGGTCCACTACTACCGTGTGagactcaagtggcctcagtggcaccaagtgccttccaccagctttgactggtggccCGGCTGTGCCCCTGTCCAAACAGGAATAGCCCAATTTCTGTTGTctctgctctggtaacctctaggctagattatCACAACGTGGTGTGGCTGTTAGTAATTAAATTTACGTCCCACCTTCCCtctcagaagaagcccagggctgcctttgaagacagctcggaaacagcagctggtgcagaactgaGCAGCCAGGTTGCTGATGGGCAAGATGGTCTGAACACGTAACAGCAATCTTgacacaactgcactggctaccaattagtttccaggctcaattcagattcaaagtgctgattttgactataaagccttatgtggctcaggaccttaATACTTCAAGGACAACCTCTTCCAACAGGAACCAGCCAagaccctgcattcatcatctgaggccttgCTTCCTGTGCAACCTCCAGGGGAGGTGAGGAAGGTGgcgacatgagaacaggccttcccagtggtggctccccgttAGTAGAATGCtgtccagggaggcatgcctgtcGCCATCACTGTCTGTTTTTAGGTCCCAGACAAATACGTTTCTATTTATCCAGGCCTTTGGTCTTTTAATTGGGAAGGGAGGGAGTTATCTTAGTGGCCTTTTTTGTACTCCTCCTTTAGGAAGGGTGGGGGTAGCTGGGTTTGtcctttatttcatttatttatttattacatttctaccccgcctttcttcccatgatagaaacccaaggcggcttgcatgtggttcccaggcggtctcccatccaggcgctgaccagacctggccctgcttagcttcagcagggagctggcctcacgtgccttcagacACACTTTCAGGTGAGTATATTCGTTTTGGTTTATTGCCGTTTTTATATCTTTGTAGACTCCTTCAGCAGTTAACAACCCAGCCCTTTTCTATTCCTCCttgtggccaccaacttgggttcCCTGTAGAGGAGGCAGCTACAGAACAGGCAGCCCTTACAAGCTTCTACAACTTTATTTACTGACCCAGACAACTCTCTGCACTAGAGCACGGGGTAAGGCAATTAGGCACCAAGCAAACAGCAACATCTCAAACAAAGTTAAGCCAAGCTTTTACTTAAAAGTTTTCAAAAAAGGCAGCAATTTAAACAGTTattgtgaagattttttttagcaAGAACACCTTATTTTTAGACCActgcataaaaataaatcagcTGGTCCAGACCTGTGCTGTATGATTAAGAAGGGCCCACAATAGCCTGCTGAgagatttgcaaagcactttgagggcaGAATTGCTCAGATCTGCACCAAACCTGACGCCAGATTTGTAGGAGGTCCTTGGACCACCCCCAAGCTGCAGCCTGTGGGATCAGTTTCTGTCACTGCAGCCTGAGAAACCCCTGCCCATCGTGGCTGGTAAAATCTAGTAGGAAAAACGAgtccagggagtggtcaatgcctcacCACAGGAGGGAGGTTTTAGAAAGCTACAGTCCAGTCTCCCAAATTCCTTTCCTgggggagttggaggcactgtatcATGGCaggcccactcctcctccctgcagGATGGTTACCAGAAAATTGTACTAGCTGCTCAGCCCAGTGGCTTTTGGGCCATGGGGTCCTGTGAGGGCCCATTCCATCTCCTACTGTTTACttgatttataccctgctcttccAGTAGCAGCCCAGAGCTATCCAACATCGATATGAACCTGCTGGCCACTAGCCCTTGGGAATGCAGAGCACGGCGCCACCCGTCcgtggatgacatgcagctctctcCATCCCATTGGAATCAAAAGAGGCTCTCCAGGTGCTGGACTGATGCtccagagcagggatgggtgGATGGCAGCTAATAAACTGGGGCTGAATCGTAGTAACTGCTGTGGGTGGCAGCTCCCCATGGACAGGAATTAGAAGTACAACCTGTTCTGGAGGGGCTGCACCCCCCCGAAGGAACAGGCTCACAGTCTGCCAGCACTCCTGGATTCTAGTCTGGCTCTGGAGTCTCAAGTGGTTTCTGTAGCTAGGAGGACTTAAGCCAAACTTGGGCTGATTGCTAGACATGCCCGTTTGTGGACTGAGATAGTTTGGCTTCAGGTTTCTACACACCAATGACCCCCTGGCTACTATAATGTGTTCTACATGGGTCTGTCCTTGGAAATGGTCCAGAGGTTGCAGCTAGGTTGGGCAGCTTGATGGGAGCATCTGTCACTGGTCCTGACAGTGCTGCACCGGCTGCCTGTGAGCTGTCAGGCCCAAATCAGAGTGTTAGCACTAGCATAAGAAGCCCTCAACAGCTTGGGAGCCAAGCACCAAAAATGGCGCTTCCCCCAATAATCAAACATCTCAGGTTCTAAGTCCACCAGGGGAGGCactgttggtggtgctgcctggTTAGCACTGACCCTTGACAGGGCCTTCCCCGTGGTGGTTCTGGTGAATGCCCTCCCTGCTTAGGTGCATCTGTCTCTCTCGTCATTAATTTTCAGGAAGCACATAAACACATTCcggttcacccaggcatttgagggCTAAAAGATTCTGTTCCTGCCAACCTTGACATTTTTAGCTGAGGGTATGAGatcatttttagatgtttttaaaatgattttatttcAAATTGTATTGTTTAACCATGTTGGCATTTGACATCCTGTGCACTTTTGGGAGATTGGGATACAGATTTAATAGTAATTAACCAAATGAAAACTTAAGAACAGGCAAACCTCGCCCAGACTGTTTCtctgatgatggactgccttcaagtcgaacccgacttacggcgaccctatgaatagggtttatgtggtaagcggtattcagaggtggtttaccactgccttcctctgaggctgagaggcagtgactggcccaaggtcccccagtgaacttcatggctgtgtggggattcgaaccctggtctcccaggccgtagtccagcaccttaaccactacaccacactgtttctCTACCCAAGCCAATACTTCGCAGTGCAGCAGGTTGCAACCCTCTCGTCTTCCAAACCCACTGCAGCCCCTCCCACcacagctcctttcttccaatttCTCTTCCAACCTCCATTTACCAGCTTTACTTATTAGGGCTGTGTACCACATTTGGTCGAGCCTGGAGCTGAACTGGTGTGCCTCAGGAGTTATTTGTAATAGTACAAGGCAGCCTGCATCAGCCCCTTCCTCAAACAGGGCAGAGAGCCCATCCCCAGAGCTTCACTTACAAGCACAGGGCAATTCCGAGTTAATAAAACCACCAGCCCTCGGCTGTAAATTCCATGCACCATGGGAGGTAGGAGGGGAGGCTGTGTTTTATTGACAGGTATTCCTGCAAATGAAGGAAGAAACCTTTCCAACTGCAGCCACAATCTTGTTCTAGCAACCTAAGAAGCCTATCTTTGTTTCCTCCTTGATTGCTTATTTCTGGGCTTCTAAAAATAATTTTGGTAGTTAactagtcataagaacataagaacataagaagagcctgctggatcaggccagtggcccatctagtccagcatcctgttctcacagtggccaaccaggggcctgggggaagcccgcaagcaggacccgagtgcaagaacactctcccctcctgaggcttccggcaactggttttcagaagcatgccgcctctgactagggtggcagagcacagccatcatggctagtagccattgatagccctgtcctccatgaatttgtctaatcttcttttaaagccatccaagctggtggccattactgcatcttgtgggagcaaattccatagtttaactatgcgctgagtaaagaagtacttccttttgtctgtcctgaatcttccaacattcagcttctttgaatgtccacgagttctagtattatgagagagagagaagaacttttctctatccactttctcaatgccatgcataattttatacacttctatcatgtctcctctgacccgccttttctctaaactaaaaagccccaaatgctgcaacctttccttgtaagggagtcgctccatccccttgatcattctggttgccctcttctgaaccttttccaactctataatagccTTTtcgagatgaggcaaccagaactgtacacagtattccaaatgcggccgcaccatagatttatacaacggcattatgatatcggctgttttattttcaatacctttcctaattatccctagcatggaatttgcctttttcacagctgccgcacactgggtcgacatttccatcgtgctgtccactacaaccccgaggtctctctcctggtcggtcactgccagttcagaccccatgagcgtatatgtgaaattaaggttttttgctccaatatgcataattttacacttgtttatattgaattgcatttgccattttcccgcccattcactcagtttggagaggtctttttggagctcttcacaatccctttttgttttaacaaccctgaacaatttagtgtcgtcagcaaacttggccacttcactgctcactcctaattctaggtcattaatgaacaagttgaaaagtacaggtcccaataccgatcctggagggactccactttctacagccctccattgggagaactgtccgtttattcctactctctgctttctgcttcttaaccaatttcttacccacaagaggacctctcctcttattccatgactgctaagcttcctcagaagcctttggtgaggtaccttgtcaaacgctttttgaaagtctaagtacactatgtccactggatcacctctatctatatgcttgttgacactctcaaagaattctaataggttactgagacaggactttcccttgcagaagccatgctggctctgcttcagcaaggcttgttcttctatgtgcttggttaatctagctttaatcatactttctaccagttttccagggacagaagttaagctaactggcctgtaatttccgggatcccctctggatccctttttgaagattggcattacatttgccactttccagtcctcaggcacggaggaggatccgagggacaagttacatatttaagtagcagatcagcaatttcacatttgagttctttgatacTAGTCAGTATCATGCTCTCCCCCTCCACCCTATTTCTTCAACAGATTAGTATGTGTGAGCATGTACGTGCAGCTAGCGTAAAGGTGAATTTTCCTAAACTTTACTTTCATTCATTTTCTTTCATACCCCGCCAATTATCTGGTCTGTTATTTAAGCACTGGCTGGTCTGGCTGATGCTACCTACCTGTGACAAGTATTGCtgacctaatttttaaaaacactcagTTTTTGTTCAAGGTCTCAAAGGAAGGAGCAGGGTAAACACAGGAGCATGACAATTGCCATGATTGAACACtcagtctttttatttattttaataaaaaaaaaattcttttgaaAAAGCAACCCTGAATGGTGGCTAGcctgaaaacccctggagctactgACTTGATATTTTGCAGGGGTAATCCCCTCTATAGGGGCTTCCacgtccccaaatttcatgtccgtAAGCCACcaaacaagaaagttatggcctTTGTGGTTTTGCAATGCAAATGAAGGGGATTTTTGGAGATTTGTAATGCCTGCATCATGATCTGGATTGAATCTGCCCAGACCAGATCAAACTGGATCTGAATGTACAAATCAGAGGCACAAGTTGGATGGGGGTCCGTACACAGTCCTATTATTATATACATTCtttccaacccccctccccaaatctcgcCCAACCAGAAGGTACCAGAGTTCTGTTGGGGTTTCTCTCTCAAAATTCATTGGTTTCCCTCCCCCGCCCCTTAGTGTCAGTTTCCTGGACTGAACTTTTGCCCCACCGGGTCAGAACAGCCCCCAACCCAAAAAGCACAAGCCTGGCACAACGGCAGTAGGAACAGTGTCACTCCTTCACCGGTGAGCTGTCCAGAGGGAGCCCTGCTAGGAGTCCTCCCCACCACCTTCAGCCCATTTGGGGCAGGAACTGAAAGCCACACAACACTGTCCCAAGTGCatggggggagagggcattttcccTGCTGGAGCTCCCTTGAATCTTGAAGAGAAAGCCCGTTCCTTGCCCTCCATGTGCCCCAGGCACAATCCCCTCTGGCAGACCCTGCCAAACTTGCACCCCCCACCCCTGGCTGTAGCTGGGAGCTCACTCACCGCAAACAACATCTGACGTGCGTGTTCCATTTCCCTTCCGGACAAGTTTTCTGTCCTCGCAACTGCAGTGACAGAGTCAGACTCTTAGAGGGCAACCAGCCGTTACACCACACAAGCCTTTTCTGAAAAGAGCCtctgcacctccccccccccacacactctaTTTATATTTGGAAAGAGATGCAGCAGCATGCAGAGGGGTGCTAACCCTCCCCATGGAGGTCCGGATGAGCCGTTTTGCTCCAGATCTTTCTCTCGGCCTCCTGCCCCCCACTTCGCTGCTTTTCTTAAAACGGCACCTGGACTCAGTTACACACATTTGCATGAAGTGTGTGGTTAGCCATGTAGCATTCAGTTGCACGCACCCACCTCTCCCTACCCGGAGCTCCACAGAGAGCCaatcgaggcccaggtggcctcctaTTTGGGCCCACACTTAGCTAGGGAAGAGGGCCCTGGAGTTGTCGCCATGTTCAGCAGCACAGGAGCCAAGGACCCCCAGTGCCCCTGCCCAGCCACAGGACGCCCCACTCATCATACCTGCTCCATGGCTGGCATCGAGCTGTGGCAGATGAGATGTTTGAGAAGGTGCCATTGGGACATTCAACACAGACCGTATCACTCCTGTGGCTTGCTGGAAGGAACACGGAGACACCGTCACACATTAGGGTACCATCACACCCCAAGGCGCAGAGTGGGGCTGGGGCCGAAGCCAGAAATCCCCCCGCTTGCAGTCTTGTGATGGTCCCATGTAGCCGCTGCAGCAATGCCTCTCCACAGCTGCCTGGAAGTGGGGAGAACCCGTACTGGTGTGGAAGGCCAACTGACCCCCCACCCACCACTCCCCTACAATGGGTGCAGGTCATCCATCACCACCTGCTTGCAGAAGGGATTAATCCGATTCAGGGCCCTGCCCTGGGAGGGGCAACAGATAAGACTGCCTCTGAGCGCACATAGAGCGAGACGTTTCCCCCACACTGGACGCACCGCAGCCCAACCCAGGATCCAGCCAGGCTTTCGCCCTAGCAGCCTTCACCTGAGGGACCCTCACTTTCCTCACGGGGTCTTTCTACACTCACCTTCTCGCAGGACTCCCTGACCCGGACCACAGAGGGTGTTTTGCCAGCAGGTCTGGCACTCGTGGCTGGAGCAATGGGTGCCATTCCGGCACCTGCACACGACGTCCCGCGTTGCATCTCCATCCCGGTGTACAAACAGAAAAGCGTCTGAAGGAGGGAGAGATGAAAGCGAGCGTGCGGTTCATCTGCAGCAGCACCTATCCAGTGGCAGGATGTGGGGAGAAGAGACACCCCCACAATCACCACTACTTACTCTCATCGCAGTATCTGTGCGGGGTGCAATGCTTCTCTTTGGTCCAGGCGCCCTGGAAGTGCCGACTCTCACATGGCTCACAGCCGCTAAGGGCGTCAGGACACTCGCTTTCCACCTTGTTGCCTGCAACGGGGACCAGGTAAGTGCTTGTGCCCAGGGTGGGGAAGGAGCATGGGCCCTGTGGGGTGCCTCTGTGAGCCCAGTGCAGAACGGGGCCAGCTGTGTGGGTGGAGGGGGCGATCCAAGGCCAGACGTGGTATCAGGCTGCTTCCTCTGTTCTCTGGGGGTGTTCTCACTCTGATCTTGAATGGCCcaggttggggggggagagagagagagagacagacagacagacagacagagagagacagagacagagaaacagagagagacagagacagagaagagCGCTGGCTGGCATGGGGCAGGCGGGCTTTTGACTGCAGCAGGCCATGGGATTGCTGCTTCTGGCAGGCAAAGGGGCCCACAGGCACATCTGCCCCAAGCGTCATCGGACTCTGCCTGAGCACAGGGATGAGTCTAAGGATTCCCCTGCCGCAGGCCTTGGCCCtcgcagggtggggtgggggagcccaaagggggagggagggagggaggggcaggagtCCCACATGGCTTGTACCTGGCGGACATTTCTGGCAGCACCTGTCGCCCTG comes from Rhineura floridana isolate rRhiFlo1 chromosome 6, rRhiFlo1.hap2, whole genome shotgun sequence and encodes:
- the CD40 gene encoding tumor necrosis factor receptor superfamily member 5 isoform X2, with the translated sequence MGLRVLSLAVACGAGCAFAFLALQCLALEQGPNCTATQYKQGDRCCQKCPPGNKVESECPDALSGCEPCESRHFQGAWTKEKHCTPHRYCDENAFLFVHRDGDATRDVVCRCRNGTHCSSHECQTCWQNTLCGPGQGVLREASHRSDTVCVECPNGTFSNISSATARCQPWSSCEDRKLVRKGNGTRTSDVVCGVPLLLPPTREAGRTHLLVLVLVPFAALVLGSVALLIYRRHRQDLWKPHWNQPEGPLPPVRQQPTEEEECPALPIQETLLGGQPVAQEDGKESRLAEQEQL
- the CD40 gene encoding tumor necrosis factor receptor superfamily member 5 isoform X1; protein product: MYLQIDHGLWRSYESATSKSVCHEPPCSDLLQCLALEQGPNCTATQYKQGDRCCQKCPPGNKVESECPDALSGCEPCESRHFQGAWTKEKHCTPHRYCDENAFLFVHRDGDATRDVVCRCRNGTHCSSHECQTCWQNTLCGPGQGVLREASHRSDTVCVECPNGTFSNISSATARCQPWSSCEDRKLVRKGNGTRTSDVVCGVPLLLPPTREAGRTHLLVLVLVPFAALVLGSVALLIYRRHRQDLWKPHWNQPEGPLPPVRQQPTEEEECPALPIQETLLGGQPVAQEDGKESRLAEQEQL